A window of the Natrinema salifodinae genome harbors these coding sequences:
- a CDS encoding AlbA family DNA-binding domain-containing protein, translating into MELPFTTDVNAWTWDTVTSLSQHSENQYLEYKETLHPPDEIKPVQKEWQRKLEKEITAFANANGGIIVFGVDDDGNPSPFEPPSHEVKQSVTRLIQNTRPLVNIEIPSPIESPSDNTDRIILPVRIPEAKRKPVLTGDAAVYRRINDRKEPMSREQMESLFVEHDRRQQAVRQLEMEINRFDDIYNGQENRFSIRSENPPNYHLLNIESLKEVLRENTHLYSDEDVQEAVSKVFRALREVEDNEVYFGRAMNGYAPKYEESDKRFYKEQRRNLNRKLDRVQRELENLAKEADLQVNLLD; encoded by the coding sequence ATGGAACTTCCATTCACCACTGACGTCAACGCATGGACTTGGGACACCGTCACATCACTCTCCCAACATAGCGAAAACCAGTACCTCGAATACAAAGAGACTCTCCACCCACCAGATGAAATCAAACCCGTTCAAAAAGAATGGCAACGAAAACTGGAAAAAGAAATCACCGCATTTGCGAACGCTAACGGCGGAATCATCGTATTCGGAGTAGATGACGACGGAAATCCTTCACCATTCGAACCACCAAGCCATGAGGTCAAACAGTCAGTAACCCGGTTGATTCAGAATACTCGTCCACTGGTAAACATCGAAATCCCTAGCCCGATTGAATCACCCAGCGACAACACAGACCGGATCATTCTCCCAGTTCGAATCCCGGAAGCCAAAAGAAAACCTGTACTGACCGGAGACGCAGCGGTATACCGACGAATCAACGATCGGAAAGAACCGATGAGCCGCGAACAAATGGAGTCACTGTTCGTGGAACACGATCGTAGACAACAAGCCGTCAGGCAATTAGAAATGGAGATTAACCGGTTCGACGACATCTACAATGGTCAAGAGAATCGGTTCTCAATCCGATCAGAAAACCCTCCCAACTACCACCTGTTAAATATTGAATCGTTGAAAGAAGTACTTCGGGAAAACACCCATCTCTACAGCGACGAAGATGTACAAGAAGCAGTTAGCAAAGTATTCCGAGCGTTGAGAGAAGTAGAGGATAACGAGGTATATTTCGGACGAGCGATGAATGGGTACGCACCAAAATACGAGGAATCAGATAAACGATTCTACAAAGAACAGAGACGGAACCTGAATCGTAAGCTGGACCGTGTGCAGCGAGAGTTGGAAAACCTAGCAAAAGAAGCCGACCTACAGGTGAACCTGCTTGACTGA
- a CDS encoding ApeA N-terminal domain 1-containing protein, which produces MDSIDVGGKWWLEEMDEEDELVPDEAVAGTLTYSPVHGVELELLGSFYRMFERHDDNAETEDGPVNIFGVTTEGEYVTILNCMCSGDSMSTRDISFTTESYEKGTVIRRGLVDTDSKYWECSFSFNNLATWTGIRSVTTPGDHDIDVGPAVTESLSTDDADIILNMHEDMSSAFDGRLGRVYFTVYPDEPLTYSEYLSDYVRPLQNLVTLGVGEAVFPTFLNLYSARFGHHDSKHSAHWDVPYYREQDDANSLQMNFTLQDVEFKKVVGQWLESSSKVGRLHDNYFGTRYNDSMFVNTQFMSMMFALEAYHRRAFPDRQKTMSKSVYRRFRESTLEQMPKVAVWERARDLFRSIVNEPSIGDRLLDITSRHEEMFPESYDIDSNLSTIKSVRHNIAHSLPEELSTTDIARAEILVRIVVLAVLLETAGIDREKGREILDNKYSRIDGIIELS; this is translated from the coding sequence ATGGACAGTATCGACGTCGGGGGCAAGTGGTGGTTGGAGGAAATGGATGAAGAGGACGAACTTGTCCCTGACGAGGCTGTAGCAGGCACACTGACTTATTCGCCGGTACACGGTGTCGAACTTGAACTACTCGGCAGCTTCTACAGAATGTTCGAGAGACATGATGACAATGCTGAGACTGAGGACGGCCCAGTCAACATCTTTGGCGTGACGACAGAGGGAGAATACGTTACCATCCTCAACTGCATGTGTTCTGGCGACAGCATGAGCACAAGGGATATTTCATTCACCACAGAGTCCTATGAGAAGGGGACCGTCATCAGGAGAGGATTAGTTGATACTGATTCAAAGTACTGGGAATGCTCTTTCTCATTCAACAACCTCGCCACATGGACCGGAATTAGAAGTGTTACCACACCTGGCGACCACGATATTGATGTTGGCCCTGCTGTCACTGAATCACTCTCCACGGACGATGCTGACATCATTCTAAACATGCATGAGGACATGTCCTCTGCTTTCGATGGGAGACTTGGCAGGGTCTATTTCACCGTTTACCCTGATGAGCCTTTGACGTACAGCGAATACCTTTCAGATTATGTCAGACCGTTACAGAACCTCGTTACACTTGGGGTCGGAGAGGCTGTGTTCCCCACCTTCCTAAACCTATACTCTGCCCGGTTTGGCCATCATGATTCCAAGCACTCGGCTCACTGGGATGTGCCGTATTACCGTGAACAGGATGATGCGAACTCGTTGCAGATGAACTTCACTCTTCAAGATGTCGAGTTTAAGAAGGTAGTAGGTCAGTGGTTGGAGAGTTCAAGTAAAGTGGGCCGTCTGCATGACAACTACTTCGGCACCAGATACAACGACAGTATGTTCGTTAACACTCAATTTATGTCGATGATGTTTGCTCTTGAGGCCTATCATCGGAGAGCTTTCCCTGATCGCCAGAAGACGATGAGTAAGAGTGTGTACAGGCGTTTCCGGGAATCTACGCTGGAGCAGATGCCGAAGGTGGCTGTTTGGGAGAGGGCGAGAGACTTGTTCCGAAGTATTGTGAATGAGCCATCTATCGGGGACCGACTATTGGATATCACTAGCCGTCATGAAGAGATGTTCCCTGAGTCATATGATATCGACTCGAATCTTAGCACTATTAAGAGTGTCCGGCATAACATTGCTCACAGCCTTCCTGAAGAGCTCTCGACGACAGATATTGCTCGGGCTGAGATCCTTGTACGGATTGTTGTGCTTGCGGTATTGCTTGAGACTGCTGGTATAGATAGGGAGAAGGGACGTGAGATCTTGGACAATAAGTACAGTAGGATCGATGGGATTATCGAGTTATCTTAG
- a CDS encoding helix-turn-helix domain-containing protein produces the protein MTSIADIEIPADGTGTGQLFEAVPSLTCEMERVIASSGHGLWLSGPSQSEVEDALDEADAIGSYSQISSDEDRWLYDIEFEPDTIDPFELVLEEGGTVLSASASNGTWLLSVRVVDRESVSSLYDRLDDKDITPTIVRLFDLAEETHSQCGLTARQYETLVAAIDHGYFEIPREVSMQELSEELGISHQALSERLRRAYRALVTSELNVTEEETAAPPVPTN, from the coding sequence ATGACTTCCATCGCAGACATCGAGATTCCGGCGGACGGAACCGGGACCGGGCAGTTGTTCGAGGCCGTCCCTTCGCTCACGTGCGAGATGGAGCGAGTGATCGCCTCGAGCGGTCACGGACTCTGGCTCTCGGGTCCTTCCCAGTCCGAAGTCGAGGACGCGCTCGACGAGGCCGACGCGATCGGCTCCTACTCGCAGATCAGTAGCGACGAGGACCGCTGGCTCTACGACATCGAATTCGAACCCGACACCATCGATCCCTTCGAGCTCGTCCTCGAAGAGGGCGGCACCGTACTGAGCGCCTCGGCCTCGAACGGTACCTGGCTGCTCAGCGTCCGCGTCGTCGACCGCGAGAGCGTCAGTTCCCTCTACGACCGCCTCGACGACAAGGACATCACGCCCACGATCGTCCGCCTCTTCGATCTCGCGGAAGAGACCCACTCCCAGTGCGGTCTCACCGCCCGCCAGTACGAGACGCTGGTCGCGGCGATCGATCACGGCTACTTCGAGATTCCCCGCGAGGTCTCGATGCAGGAGCTCTCCGAGGAGCTCGGCATCTCCCACCAGGCGCTCTCGGAACGGCTCCGCCGGGCCTACCGTGCGCTGGTGACGTCCGAGCTCAACGTGACCGAGGAGGAAACTGCCGCACCGCCCGTTCCGACGAACTGA
- a CDS encoding enoyl-CoA hydratase/isomerase family protein codes for MEIDSDDGVLRLTFDRPDAHNALTTETAARLADAIEGATPEEDDAIIITGVGEAFSAGGDLDSLAETPDSSQAAYEEVTATFGRVVEAMLECPVPVVAKVNGDAIGAGLSIVALADIAYAAADATFSCAFVRVGLLPDTGGTVMLPHIVGLRAAKQLAFTGEFFDAERAADLDLVNQAVPADELDERVDETVEQLASGPTATIGMMKQAMHENLGRSWEEGLDYENLLQAQARTTDAHEEGVTAFLEGRDPEFE; via the coding sequence ATGGAGATCGACAGCGACGACGGTGTCCTGCGACTGACGTTCGATCGACCGGACGCACACAACGCGCTCACGACGGAGACGGCGGCCCGCCTGGCCGACGCGATCGAAGGCGCGACCCCCGAGGAAGACGACGCGATCATCATCACCGGCGTGGGCGAGGCCTTCAGCGCCGGCGGCGACCTCGATTCGTTGGCGGAGACGCCGGACTCCTCGCAGGCGGCCTACGAGGAGGTCACCGCGACCTTCGGCCGCGTCGTCGAGGCGATGCTCGAGTGTCCCGTTCCCGTCGTCGCGAAGGTCAACGGCGACGCCATCGGCGCGGGGCTGTCGATCGTCGCGCTCGCCGATATCGCCTACGCCGCCGCCGACGCGACCTTCTCGTGTGCCTTCGTCCGGGTCGGACTGCTCCCCGACACCGGCGGGACAGTCATGCTCCCCCACATCGTCGGGCTGCGAGCCGCGAAGCAACTCGCCTTCACCGGCGAGTTCTTCGACGCCGAGCGCGCGGCCGACCTGGACCTGGTCAATCAGGCCGTCCCCGCCGACGAACTCGACGAGCGAGTCGACGAGACCGTCGAGCAACTCGCGAGCGGTCCCACGGCCACGATCGGGATGATGAAACAGGCGATGCACGAGAACCTCGGCCGGTCGTGGGAGGAGGGGCTGGACTACGAAAACCTGTTGCAGGCGCAGGCCCGGACGACCGACGCCCACGAGGAGGGCGTCACCGCGTTCCTCGAGGGCCGCGACCCGGAGTTCGAATAG
- a CDS encoding sensor histidine kinase, which translates to MTGSETSSKNPKQDSPRGVLERVTDAIFALDEEWRFTYLNDRAEAMLRGEQTDLEGTVIWEEFPGITDSMFKWECERAMETQESVTFETYYPPQDSWHKVRVYPSETGISVYARDVTDPDERQQELEEREQALRRAYEVLADSDRPLSQRIDSLLEVVRTAIGTDYATLSRVDTSAGEYHFEHVAVPEGVDLGPGDTTPLETLPNCSHVVETEETLVLQDVEAEAPELADPEWGISCYLGSPVIVNGDVYGTFCFYGMEARIEEFSDWEVTFIDLLSNWLSNELTRKAYEEQLEESNERLEHFAYAASHDLQEPLRMVSSYLTLIEDRYADELDEDGHEFLEFAVDGAERMRNMIQGLLEYSRVETQGDPFEPVDLDSVLTEVQTDLKLPIEKTDAEITVADLPRVEGDADQLRQVFQNLLDNAIEYSGDEPPRVYVSAERDGSMWAITVRDEGIGIDPDDTDRIFEVFQSLHTNNEHSGTGIGLALCERIVERHGGEIRVESEPDQGTTFLFTLPATDEPGN; encoded by the coding sequence ATGACCGGGTCTGAGACGTCGAGTAAAAATCCGAAGCAAGACTCTCCGAGAGGTGTCCTGGAGCGCGTAACCGATGCTATCTTCGCGCTTGACGAGGAGTGGCGGTTCACGTATCTCAATGACCGAGCTGAAGCTATGCTTCGGGGCGAGCAAACCGATCTCGAGGGGACGGTTATCTGGGAGGAGTTTCCCGGGATAACCGACTCGATGTTCAAGTGGGAGTGCGAACGTGCGATGGAGACCCAGGAATCCGTCACGTTCGAGACGTACTACCCGCCGCAGGACAGCTGGCACAAGGTGCGCGTCTATCCGTCCGAAACCGGCATTTCAGTGTACGCGCGCGACGTCACCGATCCGGACGAGCGACAGCAGGAACTCGAGGAGCGCGAACAGGCCCTCCGGCGTGCCTACGAGGTGTTAGCGGACTCGGATCGGCCGCTTTCTCAGCGGATCGACTCCCTCCTCGAAGTGGTCCGGACGGCGATCGGGACGGACTACGCGACGCTCTCGCGCGTCGATACGAGCGCGGGCGAGTACCACTTCGAACACGTGGCCGTGCCGGAAGGGGTCGATCTCGGACCCGGCGACACGACGCCGCTGGAGACCCTGCCGAACTGTTCGCACGTCGTCGAGACCGAAGAGACGCTCGTGCTACAGGACGTCGAGGCGGAGGCCCCAGAATTAGCCGATCCCGAATGGGGAATCTCCTGTTATCTCGGCTCCCCGGTTATCGTGAACGGGGACGTGTACGGAACCTTCTGTTTCTACGGGATGGAGGCGCGAATCGAGGAGTTCTCCGACTGGGAAGTGACGTTTATCGATCTACTCAGTAACTGGCTGAGCAACGAACTCACCCGCAAAGCGTACGAGGAGCAGCTAGAGGAGTCGAACGAACGGCTGGAACATTTTGCCTACGCGGCCTCGCACGATCTCCAAGAGCCCCTTCGGATGGTGTCGAGTTACCTAACGCTTATCGAGGATCGCTACGCCGACGAGCTCGACGAGGATGGCCACGAGTTCCTCGAGTTCGCGGTCGACGGTGCCGAGCGAATGCGAAACATGATCCAGGGACTACTCGAGTACTCCCGGGTCGAAACGCAGGGCGACCCCTTTGAACCGGTTGACCTCGATAGCGTGTTGACGGAGGTTCAAACGGATCTCAAGCTACCGATCGAGAAGACCGACGCCGAAATCACGGTAGCGGACCTCCCCCGAGTCGAGGGTGATGCGGATCAGCTCCGACAGGTGTTCCAGAATTTGCTCGACAACGCGATCGAATACAGCGGTGACGAACCGCCGCGAGTATACGTCTCCGCCGAACGGGACGGGAGTATGTGGGCGATCACCGTTCGCGACGAGGGGATCGGCATCGACCCCGACGACACGGACCGCATCTTCGAGGTCTTCCAGAGCCTCCACACGAACAACGAGCACTCGGGGACGGGGATCGGACTTGCGCTCTGTGAACGCATCGTCGAGCGCCACGGCGGCGAGATCCGGGTCGAGTCCGAACCCGACCAAGGGACGACGTTTTTATTCACCCTTCCGGCGACGGACGAACCTGGTAATTAA
- a CDS encoding ABC transporter permease: MSRVEQRLEGDSDGTARERPRIGAGRDRLPGGLAVPALLGAVLLAYFVVPVTVFLARTRRVDVAAGLADPAIRDAITTSLVTAPVSTAIATVFGVPLAYVLSRASFRGKRLVEAAVLLPLVVPPIVGGVMVVTIVGRYSPVGAAAAALGMPLTDSRAGVILAQTFVAAPFLVVTARAGFDGVDPRLEETARTMGYGRLRTIRLVSLPLARNAIAAGIVLTFVRAIGEFGATMLVAYSPRTMPIQIRVSFISGGIDAIVPIALALLAIAVIVVVAVQLLVGTPRRY, from the coding sequence GTGAGCCGGGTCGAGCAGCGTCTCGAGGGCGATTCCGACGGTACCGCGCGAGAGCGACCGCGGATCGGCGCGGGCCGCGATCGACTGCCCGGCGGCCTGGCCGTCCCGGCGCTGCTCGGGGCCGTCCTGCTCGCGTACTTCGTCGTGCCCGTCACCGTCTTCCTGGCGCGGACGCGTCGCGTCGACGTCGCCGCCGGCCTGGCCGACCCGGCGATCCGGGACGCGATTACGACGTCGCTGGTGACGGCGCCGGTTTCGACGGCCATCGCGACCGTCTTCGGCGTCCCGCTGGCCTACGTCCTCTCGCGGGCCTCGTTCCGCGGCAAGCGCCTGGTCGAGGCCGCCGTCTTGCTCCCGCTGGTCGTGCCGCCGATCGTCGGCGGCGTAATGGTGGTGACCATCGTCGGCCGGTATTCCCCGGTCGGGGCCGCGGCCGCGGCGCTGGGGATGCCGCTGACGGACAGCCGTGCCGGCGTGATCCTCGCCCAGACGTTCGTCGCCGCACCGTTTCTCGTCGTCACCGCCCGCGCGGGCTTCGACGGCGTCGATCCCCGACTGGAGGAGACGGCCCGAACGATGGGCTACGGGCGGCTCCGAACGATCCGCCTGGTCTCCCTGCCGCTGGCGCGCAACGCCATCGCCGCCGGGATCGTCTTGACGTTCGTGCGGGCGATCGGCGAGTTCGGCGCGACGATGCTGGTCGCGTACAGCCCGCGGACCATGCCGATCCAGATCCGCGTCTCGTTCATTTCCGGCGGGATCGACGCGATCGTGCCGATCGCGCTCGCCTTGCTCGCGATCGCGGTTATCGTCGTCGTCGCCGTCCAGTTGCTGGTCGGCACACCGCGACGATACTAA
- a CDS encoding tyrosine-type recombinase/integrase has translation MTNDELDQIDPKVVLSMYLQSRQSELANSTLEAHRRRLSLFVEWCDEEGIDTLDELTVRDLHEYRVWRQQGVRKEKISPETLRSALLTLRVYLRFAASISAIEPDLHERLILPKEAKRSRDVLLETEHAEQILSHLSKFEYASAAHAIIRVLWETGIRAGTLRGLDLRDYDEANQSLRIRHRPDTETPLKNQGAANRHVAIKPRTCMILDDYIDEHRPDVIDEHARQPLFATSHGRRSIQSIRATVYYWTCPCRINNECPHGENPDTCESNDWESASTCPSSVSPHPVRRGSITHHLREGVPLSVVADKTDVSHDVLDEHYDRLSEMESMEVRRRYLDNV, from the coding sequence ATGACGAACGACGAACTCGATCAAATCGACCCCAAAGTAGTGCTCAGCATGTACCTGCAATCCAGGCAAAGCGAGCTCGCAAACTCAACCCTCGAAGCCCATCGACGACGTCTCTCCTTATTCGTTGAATGGTGCGACGAGGAAGGCATCGACACTCTAGACGAACTCACAGTCCGCGATCTACACGAGTACCGCGTGTGGCGACAACAAGGCGTTCGTAAAGAAAAGATCTCACCCGAGACTCTTCGATCAGCTCTGTTGACGCTACGCGTGTACTTGCGCTTCGCCGCGAGCATCAGCGCAATCGAACCCGATCTACATGAGAGACTCATCTTACCAAAAGAAGCGAAACGGTCCCGAGACGTACTCCTCGAAACCGAGCACGCCGAACAAATCCTATCGCACTTGTCGAAGTTCGAGTATGCCAGCGCCGCACACGCGATTATTCGTGTATTATGGGAAACCGGGATTCGAGCAGGGACACTCAGAGGACTCGACTTGCGAGACTACGACGAAGCGAACCAATCCCTCCGGATCAGGCATCGACCCGATACAGAGACTCCGCTGAAGAACCAAGGTGCAGCGAACCGTCACGTCGCTATCAAACCTCGGACGTGCATGATCCTCGACGACTACATCGATGAGCATCGACCCGACGTCATCGATGAACACGCCCGTCAACCACTATTTGCGACGAGTCACGGGAGACGTTCGATCCAGTCAATTAGAGCGACCGTGTACTATTGGACGTGCCCGTGCAGGATCAACAACGAGTGTCCACACGGAGAGAATCCAGACACGTGCGAGAGTAACGATTGGGAATCCGCGTCAACGTGCCCGTCGAGCGTGAGTCCGCACCCAGTTCGGAGAGGATCGATCACGCATCACCTTCGGGAAGGAGTTCCTTTGTCCGTGGTGGCGGATAAAACGGACGTATCCCACGATGTGCTTGATGAGCATTACGACCGGCTTAGTGAGATGGAATCGATGGAGGTGAGAAGACGGTATCTCGACAACGTCTAG
- a CDS encoding extracellular solute-binding protein produces the protein MRTRDGRGGTTSRSRRAVLAATGGLTAGVAGLGGCLAGTDGVRVLAAGSLAGAFENGVGSAFESEVDLRYEGEYYGTNALLRLVEEGTKHPDVVIGADVDLLRERLYPDRADWDVEFAANSVVLVYAPETALGARLDAGEPWYEVLLEADDGAIAIGDPDLDPLGYRALLMFELAADEHGLDGFRDAMAETASREPDEPQLLAGVEGGDRACAVAYHNMATERDVAVRELPDAYNFGNPAYADRYATATYTTDDGHAVAGSPVVYNAAVPTDADDPAAGREFVSFLLENGDLLADHGLRVDDSLPLPRVHGDPPAVIDP, from the coding sequence ATGCGCACACGCGACGGCCGCGGCGGGACGACTTCGAGGAGCCGTCGGGCGGTCCTCGCCGCGACGGGCGGACTAACGGCGGGCGTCGCCGGACTCGGCGGCTGTCTCGCCGGCACCGACGGCGTCCGCGTCCTCGCCGCGGGCAGCCTGGCCGGCGCATTCGAAAACGGCGTCGGGTCGGCCTTCGAGTCCGAGGTCGACCTGCGGTACGAGGGCGAGTACTACGGAACCAACGCCCTGTTGCGGCTCGTCGAGGAGGGGACGAAGCACCCGGACGTCGTGATCGGTGCCGACGTCGACCTTCTGCGGGAGCGACTCTATCCCGACCGGGCTGACTGGGACGTCGAGTTCGCGGCCAATTCGGTCGTGCTCGTCTACGCGCCCGAGACGGCCCTCGGGGCGCGCCTCGACGCCGGCGAGCCGTGGTACGAGGTCCTTCTCGAGGCCGACGACGGTGCGATCGCGATCGGCGATCCCGACCTCGATCCGCTCGGCTACCGGGCACTGCTCATGTTCGAACTCGCCGCGGACGAGCACGGGCTCGACGGCTTCCGCGACGCGATGGCCGAGACGGCGTCCCGAGAGCCAGACGAACCGCAGTTGCTCGCCGGTGTCGAGGGCGGCGACCGGGCCTGTGCGGTCGCGTACCACAACATGGCCACCGAACGCGACGTCGCCGTCCGCGAACTGCCGGACGCGTACAACTTCGGCAATCCCGCGTACGCGGACCGGTATGCGACGGCGACCTACACCACGGACGACGGCCACGCGGTCGCGGGCTCGCCGGTCGTCTACAACGCCGCGGTCCCGACCGACGCCGACGACCCGGCCGCGGGCCGGGAGTTCGTCTCGTTTCTCCTCGAGAACGGTGACCTGCTCGCCGATCACGGCCTTCGCGTCGACGACTCGCTGCCGCTGCCGCGAGTCCACGGCGATCCGCCGGCGGTGATCGATCCGTGA